The following proteins are co-located in the Gloeocapsa sp. PCC 7428 genome:
- a CDS encoding bifunctional cobalt-precorrin-7 (C(5))-methyltransferase/cobalt-precorrin-6B (C(15))-methyltransferase, whose translation MSVVHVVGIGLDGKAGLSKNVQQIVAQATLLIGSDRHLSYFPKHPAQKWILGDFTAAIERIRQQNTGNIVVLVSGDPLFFGLGRLLVAEFPSEKLAFHPHLSSVQLAFNAIKVPWHDAKIISVHGRSLTELIQALQQGVEKIAVLTDNTNTPSAIARLLQSLDLPSNYQFWVCENLGSQQQRVQSCSLEQIASTTFAPLNVVVLLRQSDSKDLDLATLPQFGLPDRVFLSFSDRPGLMTKREIRVLVLGELALQPGQIVWDIGAGTGSVAIEIARLFPTSCIYAIEKTAAGTTLIQQNCDRFGVKNVVSIHGSAPEVLSQLPTADRVFIGGSGGNLVAILEAVRLSPNGVIVLALATVEHLAIALDWLKHQQWHYQMLQVQLSRSVPIADLTRFTPLNPVTILSATTN comes from the coding sequence ATGAGTGTGGTTCATGTTGTCGGAATCGGTTTGGATGGTAAAGCAGGGTTAAGCAAGAATGTACAGCAAATCGTTGCCCAAGCGACATTACTCATAGGAAGCGATCGCCATTTAAGCTATTTTCCTAAGCATCCCGCCCAAAAGTGGATACTTGGTGATTTTACCGCAGCAATTGAGCGCATTCGACAGCAAAATACAGGCAATATCGTTGTCTTGGTCAGCGGCGATCCGCTATTTTTTGGTTTAGGGCGACTTTTAGTAGCAGAATTTCCGTCCGAAAAACTCGCTTTTCACCCGCATTTAAGTTCAGTACAATTAGCATTTAACGCGATCAAGGTTCCCTGGCACGATGCTAAAATCATTAGCGTTCACGGACGTTCGTTAACAGAATTAATTCAAGCATTACAGCAAGGCGTTGAGAAGATTGCTGTTTTGACAGATAACACAAATACTCCGAGTGCGATCGCGCGTTTGCTTCAGTCGTTAGATCTACCAAGCAATTATCAGTTTTGGGTTTGCGAAAATTTAGGGAGTCAGCAACAACGCGTACAATCTTGCTCACTCGAACAAATTGCATCGACAACGTTTGCACCGTTGAATGTCGTTGTTTTACTGCGTCAAAGTGACTCAAAAGACCTAGATTTAGCAACTTTACCACAGTTTGGTTTACCCGATCGCGTATTTTTAAGTTTTAGCGATCGCCCAGGATTAATGACCAAGCGCGAAATCCGCGTGTTAGTTTTGGGAGAATTAGCGTTACAACCTGGGCAAATTGTCTGGGATATTGGTGCGGGTACGGGTTCCGTTGCGATCGAAATCGCCCGCTTATTTCCGACATCTTGCATCTATGCCATCGAAAAAACCGCAGCAGGGACAACTTTAATTCAACAAAATTGCGATCGCTTTGGTGTAAAGAATGTTGTTTCGATTCACGGAAGTGCGCCAGAAGTGTTATCACAACTTCCCACCGCAGATCGCGTGTTTATTGGTGGTAGTGGCGGTAATTTAGTTGCTATTTTGGAGGCTGTGCGCCTTTCTCCCAATGGTGTTATTGTCCTTGCTTTAGCAACGGTAGAACACCTTGCGATCGCGTTAGATTGGCTCAAACATCAACAATGGCATTATCAAATGTTGCAAGTACAGCTATCGCGTTCTGTACCAATTGCGGATTTAACGCGGTTTACACCCTTAAATCCTGTAACAATTTTGAGTGCTACCACGAACTAA
- a CDS encoding AbrB family transcriptional regulator, producing MTETATAPLTGKALLQKVKELSDLPRRERAKRCGYYTVTKNKQTRVNLTDFYDALLAARGIPLSPEGPKDGRGREPTYRVSVHKNGQIVIGATYTEAMGLKPGDEFEIKLGYKHIHLIQLDSDKSASQDEDADEDEE from the coding sequence ATGACTGAAACCGCAACTGCACCATTAACAGGAAAAGCATTACTGCAAAAGGTAAAAGAATTATCTGACTTACCAAGACGAGAAAGAGCAAAGCGCTGTGGTTATTACACAGTAACCAAGAATAAACAGACTCGCGTTAATCTCACTGATTTCTATGATGCATTATTAGCAGCTAGAGGAATTCCCCTAAGTCCAGAAGGACCAAAAGATGGACGCGGTCGCGAACCAACATATCGTGTTAGTGTTCACAAAAATGGTCAAATTGTCATAGGTGCAACTTACACTGAGGCAATGGGACTCAAACCAGGAGATGAATTTGAAATCAAGCTAGGATACAAGCACATTCACTTGATTCAACTAGATAGTGATAAAAGTGCTAGCCAGGACGAAGATGCTGACGAAGATGAAGAATAA
- a CDS encoding CPBP family intramembrane glutamic endopeptidase codes for MSLLQVIGFLIAWAGCWLPIAIPLFVARGESKTLAAQKLPLLASLYLLAPIVLWKVSQITNRNFLDYGLVWNFAILRSLGVGLAIAILSLAILFAIQTILGWVNWQKISLQQIMSVVLPTFVLALWVSATEELIFRGFMLTQMQQDYPLWIAAVISSGIFAVLHLVWEQRETVPQLPGLWLMGMVLVLARVIDNGSLGLAWGLHSGWVWAIASIDTTQILTYTQKVPDWVTGKHGKPLAGTFGILLLLATAGILLVIGNWKHVLSITYFY; via the coding sequence GTGTCATTACTACAAGTAATAGGCTTTTTAATTGCTTGGGCTGGGTGTTGGTTGCCAATAGCAATTCCGCTGTTTGTCGCGCGTGGTGAGTCAAAGACTTTAGCCGCGCAGAAACTTCCGTTATTAGCATCACTCTATCTTCTTGCCCCAATTGTGCTTTGGAAAGTGAGCCAAATCACAAACAGAAATTTTTTAGACTATGGCTTAGTCTGGAATTTTGCAATTCTGCGATCTTTGGGCGTAGGTTTAGCGATCGCCATCCTCAGTCTCGCGATCTTGTTTGCAATTCAAACAATTTTGGGCTGGGTAAATTGGCAAAAGATATCGCTACAGCAAATCATGAGTGTCGTACTACCGACATTCGTTTTAGCGCTATGGGTAAGTGCAACCGAAGAATTAATTTTTCGGGGCTTTATGCTGACACAAATGCAGCAAGATTATCCATTGTGGATCGCCGCAGTTATTTCTAGCGGAATTTTTGCGGTATTGCATCTTGTGTGGGAACAACGCGAAACTGTACCGCAACTTCCTGGATTGTGGTTGATGGGGATGGTACTTGTGTTAGCGCGAGTTATTGATAATGGAAGTTTAGGCTTAGCTTGGGGACTACATAGCGGTTGGGTGTGGGCGATCGCATCCATCGACACCACTCAAATTCTCACCTACACGCAAAAAGTTCCTGACTGGGTAACAGGGAAACATGGTAAACCTTTGGCTGGAACTTTCGGAATTCTCCTGTTACTTGCAACAGCAGGGATTTTGTTGGTAATAGGTAATTGGAAACACGTATTATCGATTACTTATTTTTATTAG
- a CDS encoding succinate dehydrogenase/fumarate reductase iron-sulfur subunit: protein MQVIFKVIRQKENSPAQAQTYQLEVEPGNTILDCLNRIKWEQDGSLAFRKNCRNTICGSCAMRINGRSALACKENVGSEVQRLQNIEGDAITPEIMLAPLGNMPVIKDLVVDMDSFWNHLEAVEPYISSSARKIPEREFLQTPQERSRLDQTGNCIMCGACYSECNAREINPDFVGPHALAKAYRMVADSRDTQTETRLEKYNIGTQGVWGCTRCFYCNSVCPMDVAPLDQISKIKQEILANKEVPDSIPIRHRKGLIELVKQGGWINEPKFVLQVVGDYFRDLKGLLRITPLGFKMLIRGKFPLHFEPSTGTEEVRSLIESVQQKRGEE from the coding sequence ATGCAAGTTATTTTTAAAGTTATTCGGCAAAAAGAAAATTCTCCAGCCCAAGCCCAGACATACCAGTTAGAAGTTGAGCCAGGTAATACAATTTTAGATTGCCTAAATCGCATTAAGTGGGAGCAAGACGGAAGTTTAGCATTTCGGAAAAATTGTCGCAATACGATTTGTGGCAGTTGTGCAATGCGGATTAACGGACGTTCGGCTTTAGCGTGTAAGGAAAACGTCGGTAGTGAAGTTCAAAGATTACAAAACATCGAGGGTGACGCGATAACTCCAGAAATTATGCTGGCACCATTAGGAAATATGCCCGTCATCAAAGACTTAGTGGTAGATATGGATAGTTTTTGGAACCATTTAGAGGCGGTAGAACCTTATATCAGTTCAAGCGCTAGAAAAATACCAGAACGCGAGTTTTTACAAACTCCACAAGAGCGATCGCGTCTCGATCAAACGGGCAATTGCATTATGTGTGGTGCGTGCTATTCCGAATGCAATGCGCGGGAAATCAATCCCGATTTTGTCGGTCCTCATGCGCTTGCCAAAGCTTACCGCATGGTCGCAGATTCGCGCGATACTCAAACTGAAACGCGCTTGGAAAAATATAATATTGGCACTCAAGGTGTATGGGGTTGTACGCGCTGTTTTTATTGCAATAGTGTGTGTCCGATGGATGTTGCACCTTTGGATCAAATCAGCAAAATCAAACAAGAAATCTTAGCGAATAAGGAAGTACCAGACAGTATTCCCATTCGACACCGCAAAGGATTAATTGAACTTGTAAAGCAAGGCGGCTGGATTAATGAACCGAAATTTGTTCTTCAAGTTGTCGGCGATTACTTCCGCGATCTCAAAGGTTTATTGCGAATTACACCGCTTGGCTTCAAAATGCTCATTCGCGGTAAATTTCCACTTCATTTTGAACCATCAACGGGTACAGAAGAAGTGCGATCGCTGATTGAATCGGTACAACAAAAGAGGGGCGAGGAGTGA